The Apium graveolens cultivar Ventura chromosome 3, ASM990537v1, whole genome shotgun sequence sequence aagtCACCATATTCGTTAACTGGTTTTCTGCCTAATTCGTTAACTGGTTATTCGTTACTTCGCCTAATTCGTGGCTCGCCTTTAACCGCCAGAATTCGCCGGACCGCCGGAGTCGCCTAATTCGCGAGCTGGTTACGGGTTCATATTCAGTCAAATCGGCACGACACGGCACGTCCATCTTCACGGGCTGTTCATGAGCTAGCTGATCCATGAACCGGACCGCCGGAAATTCGGCCCGACATGCTCGGCCCGACCGTTTGGCCAGCTCTAGCTACAACGTAGTTCAAGCGCATATGATACATGGACCATGTGGTAAAGATTTTTCATATTCTCCGTGTATGGTGAAAGGAAAGTGTGGACGTCATTTTCCTAAAAAGTAAGCGTGTGTTAAAAATTTTGTAATCCAAGCAAggattttaatttttaattgaataATGCAATTTATCATATACGCAGAAACATGCATTGCTTAATTTAGACTTTTTTTCTCTTGTTAAAGGTATAACACAAACACTTTCTTCGATGATTGTGGATTTCCTGTGTACCGTAGAAGGCGGACAGAAGCAAGTGTTTTGAAAAAAGGAGTTCTTCTTGACAACAAGTATGTTGTACCATACAATAGAAATTTGTTGTTGAGCTTTCATTGTCATATAAATATCGAGATTTGTAACTCCTCGAGATCTTTGAAATATCTTTTTTAAATACTGCTTGAAAGGTCATGATACTGCCACAATGCTTCttagaaagaaaaataaaaaagataCACCAGATGAATCCACTACCAAAGCAAATTCAACGGATGAGATCAAAAATTTCCTTGATGGTCGTTATATATGTGTGTCGGAAGCAGCTTGGAGATTACTAGGTTTTGACATACACCATTGTTTCCCTTCTATTGAGCGCTTACCGGTACACATGGAAGATGAGAAAAGTGTTTCGTTTAAGCCACACGATGATCTTGGAGATGTTGCTGAAAGAGCCAAAATTCGATTTACCAAACTTGAAGGCTGGTTTGAAGCAAATAAAACTTTCCCAGAGGCAAGACAATACACTTATACTGAATTTCCAACATATTTTACTTGGAAGGCAGActtatgtaaatgaaaaattcGACAACGTGGTCAGGTGTTTGGTCGATTATCAGACATTCACTCGTATTCCGGTGAAACATTTTTTTGAGGATGTTACTCATGCACATCAAATGTGCCACATCATACCAAGAACTCAAGACTGTCAATGGAATTGTTTATAATTCTTTTCAAGAAGCGTGTGACGCACTTGGACATCTAAAGGACGATAGACAATGAGATGTTGCTATATCAGAAAATGCAATTCATGCAATGCCACGTCAACTTAGGTAGTTATTTGTGCATATATTATCAAACAATCAGGTTGCTGACCCTTTAAAACTATGGGAGAAACATTGGGAATCCATGTCTGAGGATATTCTGTTGATCAGAAGACGGATAACCAACAACAATGAACTACATCTTAATCAATCAGAAATTCAGAATTTTTCTTTGGCGAGTATTTTCTAAATTGTTTAAAGTTGAACAAACTTCATTTTTAAAGGTATACCATACAGTTAACCTGTTAATTTTTCCATTAATTCCGATTTATAAATACATTGCAGAAATTGAAAAACTCTTTAACGATGTTGGCAAAAGTCTTAAAAATTACAACTCGATGCCTTTTACTGATGACAGCTTTATGCATGGACTTGATAACAGATTATTGTCTGATAAACTTTTTTACAACAAGGAACAAGAGCATGAGGAACATGACAAACTTTACCGCACACTTATTAAAGAGCAGCTTCATGCCCACGCTTCTATTATTGATAGCGTCGAAAATGGAAAATGAGTTGTTTTCTTTGTATACGGCAGCGGAGGATGTGGAAAAACTTTCATGTGGAATACTCTTTGCTGTAAACTACGTAGTGTTGGAAGGGTCGTTCTTCCTGTTGCCTCTTCCGGCATCGCAGCTACGCTGCTTCCCGGGGGAAGAACAACTCATTCAAGGTTTCACATTCCTTTGAAGGTTGACGAGTACTCGGTTGCCGGAATCAAGCATGGTATTGAACTTGATGAATTATTGAAGCAGACCAGTTTGATTATATGGGATGAAGCTCCGATGCAGCACCGACATGCTGCCGAAAATGTTGATCGCAGTTTACGAGATATTATGACGTCATTGGATCCTGAAAGAGCCAGCCTACCATTTGGCGGTATAACTATTATTTTTGGAGGAGAATTTCGGCAAATCCTCCCCGTGATACCAAAAGCTTCAAGAGCCCGGGTTGTGAGTGCTTCTTTAAATAGTTCAAAGATATGGGATCATTGTCGGGTATTCTTACTAGAAAAAAATATGTGTCTTTCCTATGGAAAAACAGAACAAGAAAAACATGAAATTGCAGAATTTAGCAAGGTGGTACTTGATGTGGGTAATGGTACGCTTCCTAATGTTCATCCAGATGATATAATCAGTGATCCGGAAGTAGTGATTCCGGATAAATTTCTAATTAGAGTAAGAGAGAACCCACTAAAGGTTTTTGTTGACGTAGTTTATCCCGTTCTTGTAATGAACATAAAGAATGCTGACTACTTGAGAGAAAAATCAATTCTTACCTCAACGAATGCCATTGTGGGTGATATAAATTCATACATTCTTGATCAGGTTCCAGGAAAGGAGCACTCATATTTTAGTCAAGATTCCTTAGTAGACAGTGAAGGTGATAACAATGATTTTGGTTCTGCTTTTCCCATTGAATACTTGAATTCCATTAGCCTTGCCTGCCAAAacatcatttaaaaattaaagaATGATGCGTGATTATGCTCATGAGAAACCTCAGTCAGATAATGGGACTTTGTAATGGAACAAGAATGATTGTCAAAAGGTGTTTGCCCAATAGTATAGTATGTGATATACTTACCGATTCTCAAGTTGGAACAACTCACATTATCCCAAGGATATAAATGGAACCTTCAGATACTCAATGGCCATTTGAGTTCAAAAGAGTTCAATTTCCAGTCCAGTTGTGTTATGCTATGGCGATTAATAAGAGTCAGggacaatctcttcacaaagttGGACTTTATTTGCCGAGATCCGTATTTACACATGGACAACTTTATGTTGCTGTATCGAGAGTTACTTCTCCTTTAGGCTTACATATTCTGATTGACAGTGACAGTGGAGGATATACAAATGTAACGACTAATGTAATTTTTGAAGAAGTTTTCTACAATATGCCGAGCAAAGATAATCAAAATCGGTAGCTGTATGTTGTCCAGTAataatacaattgtttaaggggggttggattTTGTATAGATGTTTctaacaagtataaaaatataacagttctttatatttctgataaaaactgttacaaactctctcatgaaatactgatattcttgagagctgctaggtcgtacaatattcgagttaatcactatgtgatgacctaaactgtgtttagatattaattcgtttagataaatatattaatttaaaatattctGGAATCTTTTTGTGCAAGTTATTGAGTTGAGAAAATATTTGTTATTTGCGGAAATAAGTGTAAGaataaattaaaaaatcaaaatcaTTTGAATTTAGGTATTTGTATGggtcaaatattttatttttagaaattacTTGGACAAGCGGTAAATTATTAGAAAGAAATTTTGTTATTTCCtaattgaaattagggtttttgtgTGCTTATATAACAACTCCATATGTTATGAATTAGTTGTACAGAAATCGCCGGTCAGGAGGTACATACTTTCCCTCCgctgtttattttattttaaattttctgAAGCATGCAAGTACATAATTAACTGCTACTTGATGTATTCGTGACAGGACCATGTATatgcatgttaagttttattttacttttttaCTTGTTTAATAATTGTGTATAAATTAACTATAGCATGTACATGCTTCCGAATTATCAATCTGTCTCTCTGCATCAATGAATCATACCTATATGTTGTCATCTTTTAGAAATCAAGATTTGATCTTTATGGGTAAATATTAGTTTCATTTTTTGTTTTTAAAAGTAGTGACagtaaattattattttttatatcaAACAAAGCTAGTTAGGTTTTATATTTCGGTTCACTAtcataattattttataattatttagctgatagattttaaataaatatatcatgtttaaggttgcatgttagattttaaccataaaagtaatgaatttaaaagaaaaataatgcAAAATTTGACAAGCCACGCAAGTATACCATTaattgttttttttatttatttctttatattataatttttgaCTTCATCGTGGTGTTAATGATTATGCATGTATGCTAGTGTACGGTGACATGTTAAATTGGACAAGTCTCTGTGTAAAATTTTCTTgatttaatattaattattataatatataaaattggTCCATGTACTAGTATGTGTATGCTTAATACAATTTGTTAATTTACCTTTAACCTGCTAGTTGGCATTAGCTTGCCATGCATACATCGTACATTACTTTTACATTAATTCTGAACAAAAGTGGCCAGGATCAAATATAAAGATTAATCCTTGACTGATGGGTTTCTTAGTTGGCCTGAtgtttattttctttatattagTTGATATATTTCGATATCTGTTTATGTCTCTGTTCATGCTTATATGATCATATGGTCGCTGCTTCTTGGTTCATAATTTGTTTatgaatttaataattaattaagttcCGCTCATTAAATGTTAGGTTTGTTCGTGTTGTTAATTTCGGATTTTTAAGTGTCGACTTTAAAGTAAGTACTTTTGACTTATTTTTAATTTTCGGAAAAGATATTTCAACTCTGTTTTtgatttcgtataagatataagaactttgatttcgaaattataatatataagtatttgtgaattttagaacccagtctctgcgttttcgaacccgttcataatttacgctatagttccggaactcgccttagatacccttagtagcgcacgagtgtgcaactttagatacctattaagggcacataattattgaactttagatgccgaccactggaaaagtgtggtataaataataagaataagaataagatgccggctactggcaaagtgtggtataaagaataagatgccggctactgataaagtgtggccgtagatcaagactgtggcATTTATAAGAATTATCATTTTGTTCTGTTTTATCTGCTCTATtttgttttaaattctgaattttaaaaatataaaactttgggttggatctatttttagaaaatattttacaaaattattattgtttagaGAAAAATCGTttttattaaaacacccattgtttttctaGTTTAagagttagtcaatttgtacttgctgagctgtgtAGCTCATCCCTTTTCTCTATTTCAGGTTGGTAAGCTCTGGATTTGAATAAGGATGTGAACTTTGTGGATTTTCGTGCTATTTAGTTTGAATAAGACTTTCGTACCATAAGAATAAATTTGATTATCTCTTTAGACAATTAAtatcggatttgtggagctgcgtctctatttttatgattttgattattgagtttgaccgctgctttgacCTTCGTCATATATTGAATTTTTCGATTAAAAGAATGTGTTTTATTTAAGTTGTGTATTTAGTTTTTATAGTCCGAAAAGTCGGGCTGTTACaacagctgctacaaatcagtctaagatatgcattatcaaatactaacagaaaatgatacatatctctaaCTGAATACATAAACTCTTATCACTCAGAACGAAATAACTATCCATCCCTCAAATTAAGGAACATAATCAATCTTCACAATCGACCGCCTTCAGATGCTGATGAcatgcaaatactgatgatgcatcaaatcctgacgacacatcaaatatTGATGACATCTAAAACAcagtcagatcctgagcttcttctgatcattgagaatcagcacgtaacacTGTACAATTTGCATTTATCTCTAATAACAACTTTTGTTAAAGAATATCTTACAAATTTATAGAGTGGATATGTATCACTTAACTTCCTAATCTTTACTTTATTGTATGAAGTTAATTTATAGGATTGTTCAAATATCAGAAACAATATATTCATAATTGCCTTATTTTCACCTAATTTATAGTAATGTGAAATCGATATTTGATCTTCCATGTGTAAAGTATTTTTAATAAGATTTGAACATAATTCTTCCGCTTTTTACATATCCTGTTAATCAATATTGCACTATCTTTCTACGAAATCATTAAACTATATGTGTTATTCTATTATACATGTAATTTAGACAAAATAGTCCATTGTGAGATGCCTACATGCACTAAGTAAAATTAAACAAAGCATTCGAATGTGTAATGATTTCAATTGACAAAGcataaaaatttataaaacatTCATAAAATGACAATTAAACAGAGTATAATACTCGCACGTAGCAACATACTTTGAAAAACTTGATACAAGATGGCCATTTTACTCTAAAATacataaataattttattttaaattagcTTGCCTTTCTATGACTCTAAAATACATAACGAATTCACTACCATTCAGGAAACATGCTTAGAATTAATTGTCTGGTTCAAATAAATCCATAtataacaatttttctttaacaacCATTCAGTAAACATGCTTGGAATTAATTTACAAAGTCAATAAATCCATATATAACAGTTTTAGTTAAACATTAAAGTTATTTTAACGAAAGCGTATTAGTCTTGCCCAATTATAATCAGGGTCGACCCTTGGGTAACGCGACCAAGGCGGCCGCCTAGGGCACAGGGCACCAAAATATTTCAATAACATATGTACATAGgtgtatttattttttatattatttattttttatattttttatattttaaaatacaaattttaattagaatacattaacatatatttgattgggggacatattaaaattttaaaatatattattatctttgtgataactttattttaaaattaaaatataatttactttaatttactttaaaaatataattaataaatttatttaataaacaaaacaaagtaaaaatgtgaaaggttTGGAGAAATTGAGTTTTTGGACTATGCGCGTCTATACCCATTATCCCAGATGGCCAGATGAAGTCATATAATAAAAGTACAAAACCCTCTCCTTCCCTCTGCTTAGCTACCGAATAAAATACAAAACACGGATTGTTCTATGTTCATTctgaatatcaattatcaaaacACTGGAAGTCATCGACTCATCGTGAAGATCGGATCATCTGTGCTTTGCAATTCAGCAATTATAACACATGTATGGTTTAAAGATTTCTATTCTAATTACCTTTTTAATAATATTGTAATTTActatttgtttattattatttttcaatttaagGATTTGATGTGAATAATTAGAGAATAATTGAGATTTGTTTTTGTAAAAAGTAGTATGTCTTTTGTGATTTACTGATTTGGGATTGGTGACTAAAATTAATTGCATTATTTTGTTTGATGACTAGATAATTTGAAAATGAAGCGTAACCAGTTATCGGGGCATCAAAAAAGGCAAAAGAAATTGAAAGCGGCGGAAGCAGAGAAATTGCAAATGGGCTCTCTTGCAAGTTTTTTGGGAAAAAACAACTAATAGTGGTGATATTGGGGTTCCTATTGAGAATACATATATTAGAAAAGAATCTGAGAATGAAGCTACATATATTGAATTTGAGCAGGAGACTGAAACTGAGAAGTCAGAAACTCAAAATTTAAAAGATGGGCTTATCGAGAATAATGTTAATGTTGAAGAGACTGAGAAAAAAATTTCAGATGTTAGTATCAATTATGATCCTGGTACGTGGAAGAAAATTGATCAGTGGCTACGAGATTCATTGGTAAGAAAAGGACCTATCAGAATAATTTTAGAACATTTTCCAAAATATTCAAGAAATAGACATTTTTCTTCTGTGCATTACACTCGGTATCTACATCAGTGGCTTGCAGGAGATTATTCCAGGAGGTTGAAAACTTGGATATTTAGCGTATAAGAAATTCATTATATTCACTTGCTACTTTAGATTCAAGTAAGTTTTCTTTTATACAATGAATATATCTTATTGTGATTTTTTGGTTATGAATATGGGGCACCATTTTTGAATCCCGCCTAGAGCACCCAAATACATAGGGCCGACCctgattataatatttatattattaatgataaATCTTCTAATAATATTGAAATATTGAATAGATCATTAAGTTTTTCCCGCCTGTCAATTGTCAATTACCTGATAAGACTTGCAAAGTCGTATATACGAAAAAATCCTGTAGAGGtgatattttataatatataatatatttatataaagaaCCAAACATAATTGTCTAATATAACTTTAgatttttataatataaatatatgatATCGATACAACTACgattttttaatatatttgatgAATTTTTCGGTGCACTATTGATTAAATCAATAACGTATACGTGAGTTGCATATTTAAATGGTAATTTTAGTAATACAGTGTTGCGCTATATAAATATTGTCACTTTTCATCTTTGTAAAACACGTTATATCTTTTTATTTTATACAGAGATCATATAATTAGTTTGCCTCCTAATTTTACGTCTTCAGATTGATATATGTATATCATGTATATCATTACAACAACTTTACAATAAATCAGTTTGTCTGTCATATCTTACGGTTTGTAACAAACATAAACTGATTACTCCTCCTAATTTTATGCTTAGAGATAGTTACTCCTAATTTTTCGTCCATCAGTTTCTTATATAAATTGTTTTTTTTTGGCAGACCATATTTGGTTTCTACAGCAAACAAATCGACTTCATACAAGTAATCAACCACATTCTACCGTCCTTTTCTTCTATCTTGCTATTGTACTTAATGTTTCTATTTTATGATACAGATAACTATCCATAATATTTGATCATCTCTCTTCTATTGATGCCTCTAGAACCACATGGAAGATAAAGGCGAGAGTTACCAGAATATGGCATTTTGTTTCTGTCGCAAATAATGGGATTGAAATAATGAAATGATACAATTTAGTTTTACTGGATGACGATGTAAGCAtctaaatttataaattattttcttacaTTTTATGATAAATTAGACTCATATTAACTGATTTATACAACATTATCATCTCTATTTTATTATATGATCAGGACTGTCATGTTCATGTTTTTATTTATGCTGATAACTGGAAATATCATGCTGACAAAATAGTCGAATGTGGAGTCTTTGTTTTTTCTAATTTTTACACAAAAGAAGCTTTGGGCTCTCTTAGACCAGTGAGCTCTAAATTTCGCATCAATTTCTCGCCGTCGACTAATGTTAAAAGAGTTGAAGACGACTTCATGATAGCCAGACACAAGTTTGAATTTGTTGATTTGAGCGATTTGTTTGCTGTTGCAAACGCGTATGAGAAACTTGATTCTCTCGAGTATTCAACAGGTTACACTATTTTTCAAGTACTTATGTATCAATAAGTCGAACAAATTAAGTTTTTATATTAGTCTcgcaaattatttcattttatacATTTATTAATCCAATATATAAAATTGATCTTGGTGTGTAGATGTAATTGGTGTTTTAGTGAATTTTGAGCATCTATGGAAAATCAAAACTATGTACGGTCTGAAGGATATTTGCAAGTTTAGGATTACTGACGGAAGGTTTATATTGGACTTCTCATTGACTAATATTTATTGTT is a genomic window containing:
- the LOC141713836 gene encoding uncharacterized protein LOC141713836 yields the protein MWNTLCCKLRSVGRVVLPVASSGIAATLLPGGRTTHSRFHIPLKVDEYSVAGIKHGIELDELLKQTSLIIWDEAPMQHRHAAENVDRSLRDIMTSLDPERASLPFGGITIIFGGEFRQILPVIPKASRARVVSASLNSSKIWDHCRVFLLEKNMCLSYGKTEQEKHEIAEFSKVVLDVGNGTLPNVHPDDIISDPEVVIPDKFLIRVRENPLKVFVDVVYPVLVMNIKNADYLREKSILTSTNAIVGDINSYILDQVPGKEHSYFSQDSLVDSEGDNNDFGSAFPIEYLNSISLACQNII